AGTTTCTGGCGCTCGCCAGGACGGCCGACCGTGATGACGAAGGACTCGTTATCCTCGTTTTAAATAGTCCAGGAGGGAATGTTGAAGCCGCTTTCCGGGTCGTTGACGCAATGGATAAAGTACGCGTCTATACAGCAGTTCCCGATAAATTCAAGTGCGCGTCCGCTTGCGCTTCTATCCTGTTCGCTTCCGGGGAACGCCGAAGTGTCTTCGGGACTGGGCTGCTCGGTTTTCACAGTTGCTACCGGCGCGACGGGCGAACCTCCACCGAGGACTCGCTCTGCAACGAAATAATCGCGGCAAACGCCATGCGAAGGGGGGTAAGCCACTCAGGCATCAATCACTTCGTTAAGCAATTTGGTGCGGGAGACATGGCATGGGTCGGGCACGACGCTGCTTGCAAGTCGTTGCAAGGGCTATGCAAACCAGGGCTAATGGAAATCCGCTATGGGACGAAGGCTGCATTGATGCAAAGTCTCGATTGCAGCAAGCTTATATCTGTTCAAGCGCAGCTTATCTGCGGGGATGCGGAGCTCACCCGTGTCGATAAAACATTGGCAGAACTCTATAGCCAAAAGATGAAAGTATCGGCTAACAAGACGCGATTACGAGCGGATCAACGAGCATGGCTTCGCGATTCTCGCAACGTGTGTGGTGATAAAGCTTGTCTACTGCGAAGCTATCGTCTCCGCATCGATGAACTTAATCGGATGCGGTCGTAATGATGTGCTGACTGAGTTGGCCACGCTCAACCGCCGGAGCGTGGGCGCCTCGAGCGCGACCAGCAGCGGTTGAAACACGGCTACGGTTGGCGCGCGATCTTGCAGGTGTGATCGAGCAGGGGTTCCGCCGACCCGCTGCCTTCATCGAGATCGAGACCACTGTTGACGATCAGCCAGCCGTCGCGCGCAGCCGATGGTCCCGCGCCGGTAACCAGCACGGTCTGCGAAGCCATTGCATCGGACGCAGCGCGATCGCGCGCGACGATGCGAAACGGGTCATCGCCCTGTGTCAACGCCGTCACGCGCATGACCCGGTAACGGTTGCCGTCGAGTGTGTCCCAGTGCCATTTGCCGGGGATATTCTCGCGATGCCGCGCGAGCGCGTCGATTACGTCGGCGCGCATGCAGTCGATATGGATATGCAGTTGCGACTGCGAGCGGCGATATGCCGAGTTGATCTCAACCCCCATTTGATCGTCGCCAAGCGGCCTCTTGACGGCCTTTTCGACGTAGGTGCGCGAATCCCACGCGTCAGACCAGTATCCGGGCGCATCGCGATCGAGAAGGCTTGGGCTTTCGATGCCGGGCACGCGCTCCGTCGGAATCAGCAGATACTGCGACGAGCCGTTGATGTCCTTCAGGATCGCATAATGCCCGGCCAGATCGACGCGCGTGCAGAAGCCCGGATTGCCTGCCGACCTCATCGACATCACGCACTGTCCGTCGACGATCTTCCACAGTGCATTCGAATCGGCCGCGGCGAGTTGCGCGCAGCCGGCGCTTGCTGCGGCGAGCAGCATGCTGGCGATTGTCCACAGCGCGACGCGCAGGGGGCGTCTGTTACGCGATTCAGGTCTCATTTGCGGCATGCTGTTCGTAGAGATGGCGCACGTAGATCAGATGCTGTTCGGCGGCCTTGCGTGCTTGCTGCGAATCGCGCGCCATCACGGCGTCGTAGATCGCCTGGTGCTGGTCGAGCAGTTGCCGTTCCATTGCGTCGTCGTAGTCGATGAGCCGGTGCGATTGCCGCATCGATTCGCGGATCAACGTGTGGATGCCGTGCATCACATGTGCAAGCGCGATGTTGTGGGTCGAGTCGGCGATTGCGAGGTGAAAGGCGGCATCGAGGTCGGCCAGTTGCGTGCGATCGGACGACAGCGCGCAGGCCTTCAGCGCCTCGAATGCGGCGCGGATGGCTTCGAGATCGCCGGGTGTCGCGCGCTCGGTGGCATAGACGGTTGCAATGGCTTCCAGACCTTGCCGCAATTCGAGAATATCCGCGCTCGTGCGTGGATTTTGCAGCAGCAGTTCGGCGAGCGGCTTCGAGATCACGGCGGCCGTCATGTCGACGACCACAAAGCCGCCGCGTCCGGTCATTTCGATGTAGCCGTCCGCTTCGAGCCGGATCAACGCTTCGCGCAGCGACGGACGCGACACGCCCAGCTGTGTTGCCAGATCGCGCTCCGCAGGCAAACGGTCGCCCGGACGCAGCGCGCCGTCCGAGATCAGCTGCTTAATCTGGTCCGATACGACGTCGGAAAGGCGCTTGCGGGTGAAGGTCGGGATCGGGCGAAATTGCATGAGATCAGCGGGCGTGGCGATGGACGGCGGCGTGTCCCGGCGCTCGACACGCGCAAACGCGGACCGCCGACGGAACGGAGGGATTATAGCGCCCGTCAGCTGGAGCCCGCGCCGGCGTGCCGCGAGCCCTTGCGGGCGTCACAGCACCGGCGGGGGCAACGATCCGAGCACCGTCTCGAACGCCACGCCGATCGCGAGGAGGTGCCGGTCGCTGCCGGTCGGGCCATCGAGTTCGAGACCAACGGGACGGCCGTCGCCAGTCATGCCAGCCGGCAGCGACAGTCCGGGAATACCGGCGTTGCTGGCTGGAGCGGTATTGCGCAGGAACGCCGCCATCTCGTCGACGGTCGGCCCTCCATCGACCGACACCGACGACGAACCGTTCACCTCGTCGATCGGCACGGCTGCGAGCAGGGTGGTCGGAAACAGCAGCGCGTCGATCCCGTGCGTCGCGAACGTATCGGCGTAGAGCCGCTGAAGTTGCGGACGCCATGTCTTCATGGCGTCTTCGTATTGTCCGGCGAAGACATCGGCGATGACGGCATCGTAGACGCCGCGCACGTCCGGGCTGGCGATTCGCGCGGCCAGTGCGTTGAGGGTTTTCACGGGCGCCTGGTTGGCGACGAGCCAGGCCGGCACGTCATCGGCGGCTTCATGCAGCGCCACGGGCGAACTGATCCTGTCGTTGAACGTGAGCAGTTCTGGCATATCGACCTCGACGAAGGTCACGCCGACAGCCGCGAGCCGGCCCAGCGCGGCACGGACGACCTGTTCAAGCGCCTGCTCCAGCCCGGCCCACAACTGTGCAGGCAGGCCGATGCGCAGGCCCGGGAGTGCAATGGCCGGCAACGCGGTATCGCCGGTCACGACACCGTCGAGCAGCGCAATATCCGCGACCGTGCGCGCCATGGGCCCGACCGTGTCGCGCGTGCGGCTGATCGGCACGACTGCATTCGTGTCGTGATAGCGCCGTTCGCGCCCGCCATTGCCGACCGAGGGACGAAAGCCGGCTGTGCCCGTGAGTGCGGCGGGAATGCGCGTCGAGCCGCCGGTGTCGGTGCCGAGTCCGGCCGGGGCGATGCGCGCGGCAATGGCCGCCGCCGTGCCGCCCGATGATCCGCCGGGAATCAGCGCCGCGTCATACGGATTGCGCACGATGCCAGCGTGCAGGCTCAGATTGGTGCTCGTGATCCCGAACGCCAGTTCGTGCATGTTGGCCTTGCCGAGCACGATCGCGCCGGCATCGAGCAGCCGTTGTACCGAAGGCGCGTTGGTCTGCGGAACGAAATTCTCGAGTGCGGGCGTGCCGGCCGAAGTCACGAGGCCAATCGTATTGATGTTGTCCTTGATGACGACAGGCAGGCCGGCCAGTGGGAGGCGCGCTTTCTCCCTTGCGGACAGTGCATCGATGCGCGCGGCGGCGTCGAGTGCTCCTTCCATATTGAGCGCCGTCAGCGCATTGAGCGTGGAGAGCGCGGCCGCGCGGGCAAGCAGCGTGGCGACATAGTCGGTAGCCGAAAGACGCCCCGCCTGAATTGCCGCGACCGCCTCGGTGGCTGTCAGCGCCAGTTGTTCATCGACCGTCCATGCCATGCTGTGCCTCTCTGTCCGTACCAGGGGTGCGCGGTGAAGACGTCCGCCGCGCGCTATCGTTTCATGAAGCGCAGTGGAAGTAGCGCGAGGAGCCGCGGCCTTCGGTCCGACGGGCAATGTTCCAGACCGGCAGCGAGGTCAGACGCCTGAGCGCATCAGGCGGGAGCGGCGGCCAGTCTGGAACGGCAGCTTTGCAGGGATTGTGCGCTTCCAGCAGCAGGCGGCTGAACATCTGCGTGTGCGCGTCGGAGCCGATCTTGACGCGTGCTGGATGACGAAACGTCCATTGGCGCAAGGCGCGATCTTCGGGTGCATGCGTCAGGGTATCGGACATGGCAGGCGAAAATGGGCGAGCGAACAGTTCGCCTATTCTGGCACAGCCTGCAAAAACATGATGCCGAAGCCGCCAGTGCACCGCCTGCGCCCGGATCCGGTCCGTCGATCACTGATGGCTATCGATCCACAAACGTCCCCAGCGGAACGCGTAGGCGAGGGCGTGCTCTTCGTCGAAGAAGTAGTCGAGTGCGTCGAACGAATACGCAGGGCCGCGGCTGGCAGTGAGCTTCTCGATGGTCAGATTGGCGGCGAACAGGCCGTTCGGAAGCCGCTGCGCCATGGGCGCGACCTCGTAGCCTTTATAGCGAATATTTCGAGTCATGGTCGTGGCGATGATCGTGCCCGCTTGCGTTCTGGGTTCACGCATCAAGCGAAGGTCGATTAATGTGCGGGCAGGGACCAGGCGTAGGCCGCGCCGCGTACCGCGTGAACCAGGCTTTCGTCGCAAGCAAATCAGGGGCGGCCTGTAACGGTCATCTGAGATTCGGATGTGGCGGTGTCGTATGCGCTTGAGAGCAATATCCCGCGCGCGTCAGGGGGCGTCTGTGGTTTGGCACACGAAAGACGGGGGCGCAGGACGGGATGTGTGCGGTGGCGCACCCTGACCGCCTTGCCGACAGGTGGCCCGTCGCACGAGGCAAACGACGACGGGGCGAGGGGGCGACGAGGCGCGATGACCTCGCCTCTGACGTCACGGTATCTGCGGATGACGCCGCGCTCAGTTTGCGAACGTCAGGACCTTTGCCGAACGGTTTTCCTGCGATACGCCAGCCTGTCGGGATGGTGTGTGCTGTGCCCCGAATGCGAGTGCGAATTGCGCCGCCTGACGGCCGACGGTTGCGAGTTGCTCGACGACCTTTGGATCGGAGCAGGTATCGACGGTTTCAAAGCGTGTCTCGAGTGTATTGATGCCCGCGCCGAACGGCGTTGGCCAGCCGCGCAATGCATGAACGATCGAGCGCAGCGACGTGAGTACCGAACCGGCCGCCTGCCACCCGTACGCAGTCACGATGCAGCCGACCGCGCGGCCGTCCAGATACGGACGCTCGTCGGAACGCAGTTCTTCCAGCGTGTCGAGTGCGTTCTTGACAAGGCCGGAGACGCCGCCGTGATAGCCCGGCGTCGCGATGATGATCGCGTCGGCGTCGCGAACCGCTTCGATCAGTTGAAGCTGTTCGTCGGTACGTTGCGAATTTTCCGGCGCGTAATGCGGCAAGCTGTGCAGAAAGATGCCCCCAAACAGATGGGTGCGCGCACCAGCGCTTTCGGCACCGCGCAACGCGAAACCGAGCGCACGCTCGGTAGACGACGCCGCGCGCGTCGTGCCACCGATTCCCACGACGAGTGGCCGGCGATGATGATCGAAACGGGTCAAGGAAATGCTCCTTCAACGGTGGCCGTCAGGCCCATGCGGCGGGCTGCGCGCGCGGGAACCCGAACGAACCAGACTTGAATCGCCATCTTAGTGACTGATTGCGCCGGCGCGAACGTGTTTTTTGTTCTAACGATATAAGCGGGAGGAGTGCTGCGGGTGACTGGCCGAGCCAGAACCGCCCGTGCGGCCCCTGCATTCGACGACACTGACCTACGGGTTCCTGCAAGCCGTGCGTCAGGCAATGGCGGTGTTGCGCGCGGAGCGAAGGATGCCTTCAAGCATTTGCGCTTCGGCCCTTGCGATGTCGCCAAGCGATGCGACGGACAGTTGCCGGTCGAAGATCTCGAGCGCAACGCAAAGCTGCGCGTAGTCTGCATCGCAGATGAACCATGTGCCTTCTCTCTTTTCACCGATATCGATATGCATCATTGTCGAATGCGCTGCCTCGACATCCGGAAGTGCGTACGGTTCGTGTCCGAGACGACACAACTCCTCGGCGACCAGCAGTTGTCGAGCCAGGGTCACGAAGAGGTCGCGCGAGCCATGGCCTCGCCGGAAGGCATCCAGAGCGGTGTAGCACTGCAAAAGCATTGCCTCGGTGACGGGCTCATGTGCGGCTCGGGTATAGGTGAGTGCACGAAGCAGCGGTGACATGGCCGGCTGCGTAGGTTTGCGGGTTCGCGATTTGCCTGACATGATGGGTTGAATCTCCTTCCGTAACTCTCGATACCGCCACTAAAGCGCTGCTGGCCGGAAAAACGCCATACGATCCGCCAGCGACCGGAACAGAGTTGCTGCACACGCTTGGATTCATCATGGCAAGCGATTATTAAGACAGGCTTAATCGTCGGGGGGAGCGAGGCCGCGGTCGTGGAGGTTGACGAAAAAAAGCCCTGTTCCACGAGGGAACAGGGCCCGGCAGGATGGAAGAGTCGATCAGGCCCGTGGAGGCCTGTGGATCTCGTCCCACTACAACAACCATATTGTTGATTCAACCACCTGTTGCGTCACGACTGGTCCTTCACCTGCTGCTTGGTGCGAACCCCACAACTTTTGTCGCCTGGCGACTTTCTTTGCAATGCACGGCAACACTATCTGTTTCACCAACGACTGCGTTTACTGCCCGGTGCTTCAACGAACAACAAGGACAAACTGCTATCAACGGTACGGTTCAAACCAACGCGGAGGGGAACCGCGTCGATGGGTTCAATGACTTGTTGCGCCCATGGAAAGCAGTTTAAGGAAAAAAGCGCGTCGGCAATCGCTCGAAGCGAGGGCAATTGCCCGCGTAATTCGCCGGATGGCGGCGCACCGGACTTCGGGATGGCCGCGCGGAGCGGCGCCGCCGGGTAATGAGGGAGGCACCGGATTGCCCGCTGGAGTCTGCGAGGCACCGTGCAGGGCTGGTTGCCCCGCGTCCAGAGCGGGGGAGCAACAGCGGTCATACGCGCGAGCGTTCTTTTTGGTATGTTCCGGTTCATGTTCGCGATGGTTTCGTCCTGACCGGCTTTTCGTAGCGGCCCATACTCCCGGGGGAAACGCAGATGAGTGGATACAAGACTGATGCATCCCGCCTGGCCCGGGTTGCGCTGGCTGTTTCGGTCGGTTTTCTGTTGCTGCAACCGGTCGCTGCCCAGAAGCAGAAGGCCAGTCCCCCTCCGGGACGGCAGGCGATCGGCGCGATGGCGCTTCGGCATATTCAGGCCCGTGTCGCCGGGATAGACCCCGTGCACAACAGTGTGACCTTGCGTGACCCTCGCGGCGAGATGGCCGTGATCGAAGTCAATCCGGATGTCGCCGACATAACGAAGCTGGAGGTCGGTGACAGAGTGAACATTGCCTACAGGAGCGCCATTCTGATTCATCTGGACAAGGTGGCGTCGAGTGGAATCCGGGCGCGCGTCGAAACCGAAGTCGTGCAGCCAGCGTCGGGAGGCGTGGTGACATCCACTCGCAGCGTGGAAGTATCGGCGACAGTGCTGGTAGTCGACCGAAAGCATCGCCAGGTCACGCTGCGCGGTCCGATCCAGACGGAGGTCTTCGATGTTGCGCCGGACATCTCGCTCGGTAACCTGAAGGTCGGTGATTCGGTTCGCGCGGTCTTTGTCAGTGCTGTCGCGGTATCGGTTGCGCGGGAGGGGGCCGCGCCCGAATGATGTACTCAGGAAATCAATGATTTGATTCGTACTGCGTATATAAGAAATATAAGGTCAGAGACGTTTATATATTGATGAACACTTTTGCGGAACGCTCTAGAGAGAGTGATTAACTTGAGACCGACAGTCCATCTCCCCGCGCATTCGCAAGTTGAAAGAAGGTTAGCGATTGGCGACCAACCCAGGCGCGCCCGCGCTTGCCGGATTTCATCGCCAAGATTACAGTTTCGTTAACTTGACCGAACGGCCCCGCAAGACGGCAATCGAACCGCTGGGGCGCCCATGCGACGGCCGGGAATTGGAACTTTCGCGGTGGTAAGCTTTTGGCATCGTTCGGCCATGAATAGGGGCCGCATCTAAATCCGGCAGGCATCGGGGAGCCGGCCATACCGAGCCGGCGCACGGTGCTGGCTTGCGAGGAGAAGCACATGCCTGCGCGCTCAATCGCATCGCTATCGTTATCCTTCGGTCTGGTTTCCATCCCCGTCAAGCTATATTCGGCCACCGAAAGCGCTTCGGACGTCAGGTTCAACCTGATGGCGCCGGACGGATCCCGCGTAAAGCAGCAGTACGTGTCGGAGTCGACGGGGGAAGTCGTCGAACGGTCGTCGATGAACAAGGGTTATGAGTTCGAGAAGGACAGATTCGTCGTTTTCACTGCCGACGAACTAAAGGCGCTCGAAGAAGGTGCGAGCCATGTCGTAGAGATAGTGGCCTTCATTCCCGAAAAATCCGTCGACCCGATTTACTACGACAAAGCCTACTTCATCGCACCGGACAAGCGCGGCGGCAAACCGTACAGCCTGCTGCAGCAGGCGTTGCTCGAAAGCCATCGATGTGCGCTTGCAAAATGGGCTTCCAAGGGAAAGACCCACATTGTTCTTGTCAGACCGACCGACGAGGGGCTGATTTTCCAGCAGCTCTTCTATGCCGACGAAGTCAGGTCTCTGGCGGACCTGCACATCGAGCACGTACCGGTATCCGACGCGGAGCTGAGCCTCGCGCTGCGGATCATCGAACAGGGCACTGAAGACAACTACGACCCGACCGCTTATGAGGACGAGGAGAAAAAGCGGGTACTCGCCGCGATTGACCGGAAGATCGAAGGCAAGCAGGTTGTCTCGGCCGAGCCGGTAGAGCCGGCTTCCGGTGGGCAGGTCATCGATCTGATGGAGGCATTGCGGGCAAGCCTTGCAAAGGGAGGCGCCAAGGCGAAAACAGGCGTCCGCAAGAGCAAGGAGGCTGACGAAATCGCTGCGAGCGCGCCACCGCGGACGAGGAAGCCGGCGCAACGCGCCGAAAAGGCGCCCGCCATTCCAGCCAGGGTTCGGGCTCGCAAGTGACACGCAAACGCAATCAACACGACATCTCGTTACGCAAGCTCCAGTCGCTGCTGGGTGTCTCCCGGCGAGTGTTGTCCGGTTTGATCGCAGCCGGATTCGTGACACCTTCGCGGGGGCCACGAAATGAGCTGCGATTTACTTTCCGGGACGTCGTCGTGCTCCGCACCGCCTTTCAACTGCAGTCCGCGAAGATATCCTCGCGCAAAATTCTTGCTGCACTTGCCCGCCTGAAAGCTGAACTGCCCGATGAGCTTCCTCTTTCAGGCATTCGAGTCACCGCTGTGGGTAACACGGTTGCGGTGAAAACCGGGCCTTCGAAATGGGACGCCAATACCGGCCAGCTTTTTCTGGATTTCGAAATCGCTGAAATCAAGGGCGATGTCGTATTTCTGGAGACATCGCCAGAGCAAAAGGACGCTGTAGTTCATGCCGAGGAATGGTACGCACTGGCTGAGCAACTGGCCGATGTGGACGCCGGGGGCGCGGAGCAGGCGTATCGAAAGGCCATCGAGCTCTCCCCGGAACCGTTTTACGCTGCGTATGTGGATTTGGGCGCGCTCCTTTGCGAGGACGAACAGCGATGCGAGGATGCGCTCGGCATCTTCGAGCAGGCTCTGGCTCTTTTTCCGGAAGACGCCGTCCTGCACTTTAACCGGGCCGTGGCCCTCGAAGGCGTCGGCCGCCTGGAAGACGCGGAGCGCAGCTATGCGCGCTGTCTCGAGATCAATCCCTCCTACGCGGACGCGCACCATAACCTCGGTTTGCTTCGGGACAGGCGCGGGGACAAGCAAGGGCTCGTGCGTCATTTGAGCGCCTGGCGCCGGCTCAACAGCTGACAGGAAACCGGCCCGGCTGCGCTTGAGCCAGGACCCATGGATCGGTGGTTCACACGCCTCCCAGCACCGGTGGAATGCAAGTGTTGGCTTTCCGCATTGGCAGGCTGATGCAGGTGTTAGCCAGAACCCGACACTGCGACATCCTTTCCGCCCGCCGTTGACCTGATCCTGCCAAAGTAGCGCGCTGAAGGCTTGTGTAAGAGGCCAGAGGGGCGAGCGGTGCCTGCACAGGCACACTCATTGCGTAAAAGGCTCAGAGCCCGCTTCTGGCGCGGCTCTCAGACTGCCGAATCTCAATGGAGGCAAACGTGCTGGCGACGAAACCCTGCATCGCAACCTGTGTAATTGACGGCGTCGCTGTCACGCTCACATTCTTGCCCGACACTGGTGTCTTGCGAATCACCGACCCCACAGGCGCCCGCTTGAGGGAAACCACGTGGTCCGCATCGTGGCAGAGCCTTATTGCGACGTTTCGCGAGCTCAGCGAAACACCGGTGGAAGACCGTGCCGACCCGGAAACGCTATTCCGGTAGCCTGGCTGCCTCAGATGTCCTCGTGCCTGCGGCGAGACGCCCAACATCCCTGTGACGGACCATCCGCCACGAGCTGCCCCAGCCGTCCAATCCGCTTTTGTTATCGCTTCATCCAATACTCGAATTGTTGAGGTATCGGTCTCCCCGTATATTGGCGTCACAAGCCGACAGGCACACAAGCCAGGTACAACAACCATCTTGCATGGGACCGGAGTAGGCGCTAAAGCGCCAACTCCAGGTACAACAACCATCTTGCATGGGACCGGAGTAGGCGCTAAAGCGCCAACTCCAGGTACAACAACCATCTTGCATGGGACCAGAGTAGGCGCTAAAGCGCCAACTCTGGTCGACATACATGTTGCATGGGACCAGAGTAGGCGCTAAAGCGCCAACTCTGGTCGACACAGGAGACAGGTATGAACCGGATCGATCTCGAAGGCCGCGTAGTCGTCATAACCGGGGGCGCACGTGGCATCGGCTACGCCGTGGCACAGCGGGCGCTGGAGTCGGGGGGCTCGGTCGCGCTCTGGGATGTCGATGCAGACCGCCTTGCCCGCAGCGAACGGGAATTGAGCGAACGCGGCAAGGTATCGTCGGTCGTGGTCGAACTGACCAGCGAATCCTCTGTGGCCGACGCCACCGCCACAACGGTGCAACGGCACGGCGGCATCCACGTACTGATCAACTGCGCCGGCATCACGGGCGGCAACGGCAAAACCTGGGAACTGGAGCCGGAAGTCTGGCGCCGCGTCATCGACGTGAACCTGATCGGCCCGTACCTCACCAGCCGCGCCATCGTTCCGGTCATGCTGAAGCAGGGCTACGGCCGCATCGTCAATATTGCTTCGGTGGCCGGCAAGGAAGGCAATCCCAACGCGTCGCACTACAGCGCGTCAAAGGCCGGTCTCATCGGCCTCACCAAATCGCTCGGCAAGGAACTGGCCACCAGCAACATCCTCGTCAACGCCGTGACTCCCGCCGCAGCGAAGACCGAAATCTTCGACTCGATGGCTCAGGAGCACATCGACTACATGCTGTCGAAGATCCCGATGAACCGCTTCCTGCTGCCTGAAGAGGCGGCATCGCTCATCCTCTGGCTCTCTTCGGAAGACTGCGCGTTCAGCACCGGCGCTGTATTCGATCTCTCGGGTGGCCGGGCGACGTACTGAGTTCGCCGTGCGAATGCCTGACACCAGCAACACCTGAAAGATCCGTTCGTGCCTGCATCAGACAAGCTAGCCGACCCGGTCACGACGCCGGGCGTATCAGGAGACACCATGGATGCGACGTCGCCTGCCTCGACAGAGGCCGTTGTCGGCAAGGTCATGCGGCGCCTGCTGCCGTTTCTGCTGCTGATGTATGTGCTGGCGTTCCTCGATCGCGCGAATATCGGATTTGCGCAAAAGGCCCTGCAACATGACACGGGTCTTTCCGATGCCGCGTTCGCCTTCGGTGCAGGGGTGTTCTTCGTCGGCTACGCGCTGTTCGAGGTGCCCAGCAACCTGCTCTTGCATCGGGTCGGTGCGCGGCTCTGGATGTGCCGGATCATGGTGACGTGGGGCATGGTCTCCGCGGCCATGGCCGTAGCGCACACGCCGTCGGCGTTCTATACGCTGCGCTTTCTGCTGGGTGTCGCGGAAGCGGGCTTTTTCCCGGGCATCATCTACTACCTGACATACTGGTTTCCGCAAGCGGCGCGCGCACGTGCACTCGGCGTCTTTTACTTCGGTGCGCCGCTGGCGTTTATTTTCGGTAGCCCGCTATCGGGTCTGTTGCTCGAACTGCATGGCGCATTCGGTCTCGCCGGCTGGCAATGGCTGTTTCTGATCGAAGGCGGCCTCGCGTCGGCCGTGGGCGTCTGGGCTTTCTGGTATCTCGACAACCGGCCCGCCGACGCACGCTGGCTCGATGCCCCACAACGCGATGTGCTGGCAGCCGCGATCGACGCGGATGCGCGCGATGCCGCGGCACACGGCCCGCGCAGCGTGCTGGCCGCGCTGTTCGATCGCCGGGTGCTTTCGCTTGCGTTGATCTATCTGCTGATCCAGGTCAGCGTATATGGCGTGATCTTCTATCTGCCGCAGCAGGTTGCTGCATTGCTCGGCGCGAAAGTGGGTCTGCGCGTGGGTCTCGTGACGGCCTTGCCCTGGTTGTGCGCGGTCGCCGTGACCTGGTGGGTGCCGCGTCGCGCGGACCGCTTTGGCGGTCATCGTCGCTGGGCCGTCCTGTTGCTGGTCGTCGCAGGGCTTGGCATTGCGCTGTCCGGGATGTTGCACGGCCCCGCCCTGGCTCTGGTTGCGCTGTGCTTCGCAGCCAGTGGCTTCAT
The DNA window shown above is from Paraburkholderia sp. BL10I2N1 and carries:
- a CDS encoding lysozyme inhibitor LprI family protein, with the translated sequence MRGTEYPIAKSAAVQSLIQRLLSWLCFTLLMIPGAAPGMDFSISYQPQLKLKMVVGEGRIQDGDAEKFLALARTADRDDEGLVILVLNSPGGNVEAAFRVVDAMDKVRVYTAVPDKFKCASACASILFASGERRSVFGTGLLGFHSCYRRDGRTSTEDSLCNEIIAANAMRRGVSHSGINHFVKQFGAGDMAWVGHDAACKSLQGLCKPGLMEIRYGTKAALMQSLDCSKLISVQAQLICGDAELTRVDKTLAELYSQKMKVSANKTRLRADQRAWLRDSRNVCGDKACLLRSYRLRIDELNRMRS
- a CDS encoding CDP-diacylglycerol diphosphatase, with translation MRPESRNRRPLRVALWTIASMLLAAASAGCAQLAAADSNALWKIVDGQCVMSMRSAGNPGFCTRVDLAGHYAILKDINGSSQYLLIPTERVPGIESPSLLDRDAPGYWSDAWDSRTYVEKAVKRPLGDDQMGVEINSAYRRSQSQLHIHIDCMRADVIDALARHRENIPGKWHWDTLDGNRYRVMRVTALTQGDDPFRIVARDRAASDAMASQTVLVTGAGPSAARDGWLIVNSGLDLDEGSGSAEPLLDHTCKIARQP
- a CDS encoding FadR/GntR family transcriptional regulator, coding for MQFRPIPTFTRKRLSDVVSDQIKQLISDGALRPGDRLPAERDLATQLGVSRPSLREALIRLEADGYIEMTGRGGFVVVDMTAAVISKPLAELLLQNPRTSADILELRQGLEAIATVYATERATPGDLEAIRAAFEALKACALSSDRTQLADLDAAFHLAIADSTHNIALAHVMHGIHTLIRESMRQSHRLIDYDDAMERQLLDQHQAIYDAVMARDSQQARKAAEQHLIYVRHLYEQHAANET
- the iaaH gene encoding indoleacetamide hydrolase, which encodes MAWTVDEQLALTATEAVAAIQAGRLSATDYVATLLARAAALSTLNALTALNMEGALDAAARIDALSAREKARLPLAGLPVVIKDNINTIGLVTSAGTPALENFVPQTNAPSVQRLLDAGAIVLGKANMHELAFGITSTNLSLHAGIVRNPYDAALIPGGSSGGTAAAIAARIAPAGLGTDTGGSTRIPAALTGTAGFRPSVGNGGRERRYHDTNAVVPISRTRDTVGPMARTVADIALLDGVVTGDTALPAIALPGLRIGLPAQLWAGLEQALEQVVRAALGRLAAVGVTFVEVDMPELLTFNDRISSPVALHEAADDVPAWLVANQAPVKTLNALAARIASPDVRGVYDAVIADVFAGQYEDAMKTWRPQLQRLYADTFATHGIDALLFPTTLLAAVPIDEVNGSSSVSVDGGPTVDEMAAFLRNTAPASNAGIPGLSLPAGMTGDGRPVGLELDGPTGSDRHLLAIGVAFETVLGSLPPPVL
- a CDS encoding transcriptional regulator, whose product is MTRNIRYKGYEVAPMAQRLPNGLFAANLTIEKLTASRGPAYSFDALDYFFDEEHALAYAFRWGRLWIDSHQ
- a CDS encoding NAD(P)H-dependent oxidoreductase — its product is MTRFDHHRRPLVVGIGGTTRAASSTERALGFALRGAESAGARTHLFGGIFLHSLPHYAPENSQRTDEQLQLIEAVRDADAIIIATPGYHGGVSGLVKNALDTLEELRSDERPYLDGRAVGCIVTAYGWQAAGSVLTSLRSIVHALRGWPTPFGAGINTLETRFETVDTCSDPKVVEQLATVGRQAAQFALAFGAQHTPSRQAGVSQENRSAKVLTFAN
- a CDS encoding Ku protein, translated to MPARSIASLSLSFGLVSIPVKLYSATESASDVRFNLMAPDGSRVKQQYVSESTGEVVERSSMNKGYEFEKDRFVVFTADELKALEEGASHVVEIVAFIPEKSVDPIYYDKAYFIAPDKRGGKPYSLLQQALLESHRCALAKWASKGKTHIVLVRPTDEGLIFQQLFYADEVRSLADLHIEHVPVSDAELSLALRIIEQGTEDNYDPTAYEDEEKKRVLAAIDRKIEGKQVVSAEPVEPASGGQVIDLMEALRASLAKGGAKAKTGVRKSKEADEIAASAPPRTRKPAQRAEKAPAIPARVRARK
- a CDS encoding tetratricopeptide repeat protein, which translates into the protein MTRKRNQHDISLRKLQSLLGVSRRVLSGLIAAGFVTPSRGPRNELRFTFRDVVVLRTAFQLQSAKISSRKILAALARLKAELPDELPLSGIRVTAVGNTVAVKTGPSKWDANTGQLFLDFEIAEIKGDVVFLETSPEQKDAVVHAEEWYALAEQLADVDAGGAEQAYRKAIELSPEPFYAAYVDLGALLCEDEQRCEDALGIFEQALALFPEDAVLHFNRAVALEGVGRLEDAERSYARCLEINPSYADAHHNLGLLRDRRGDKQGLVRHLSAWRRLNS
- a CDS encoding SDR family NAD(P)-dependent oxidoreductase, producing the protein MNRIDLEGRVVVITGGARGIGYAVAQRALESGGSVALWDVDADRLARSERELSERGKVSSVVVELTSESSVADATATTVQRHGGIHVLINCAGITGGNGKTWELEPEVWRRVIDVNLIGPYLTSRAIVPVMLKQGYGRIVNIASVAGKEGNPNASHYSASKAGLIGLTKSLGKELATSNILVNAVTPAAAKTEIFDSMAQEHIDYMLSKIPMNRFLLPEEAASLILWLSSEDCAFSTGAVFDLSGGRATY